Proteins encoded together in one Variovorax paradoxus EPS window:
- the otsB gene encoding trehalose-phosphatase, translating to MPKSSDSNDQLPPPLGRDAALFLDFDGTLVGLAPTPEAIEIPPALVALLSDLRDQLGGALAVVSGRQIDSIDRFLAPLRLPAAGEHGVQRRDAQGHMQEQHAPDLVPILDIANELARVHEGLLVERKHAAIALHYRLAPQLEAVCRDAMSRAIEGRPALELMHGKFVFEVKPAGVNKGIAIDAFMTEAPFAGRTPVFAGDDTTDESGFAVVQPRGGIAIKVGSGPSLALHRLESPRAVYEWLVQARDMLVAKPEENTPEKTKTEEPRNPG from the coding sequence ATGCCAAAGTCCTCCGACAGCAACGATCAGTTGCCACCTCCGCTGGGCCGCGACGCCGCCCTTTTCCTCGACTTCGACGGCACGCTGGTCGGCCTTGCGCCTACCCCCGAAGCCATCGAGATTCCCCCCGCGCTCGTCGCCCTGCTCAGCGACCTGCGCGACCAGCTCGGCGGTGCGCTGGCCGTGGTGTCGGGCCGCCAGATCGACTCGATCGACCGCTTTCTCGCGCCGCTGCGCCTGCCCGCGGCCGGCGAGCACGGCGTGCAACGCCGCGATGCCCAGGGCCACATGCAGGAGCAGCACGCGCCCGATCTCGTGCCGATCCTGGACATCGCCAACGAACTCGCGCGGGTGCATGAAGGCCTCTTGGTGGAGCGCAAGCACGCCGCCATTGCCCTGCACTACCGGCTCGCGCCGCAGTTGGAGGCCGTGTGCCGCGATGCGATGTCGCGCGCCATCGAGGGTCGTCCGGCGCTCGAACTCATGCACGGCAAGTTCGTCTTCGAGGTCAAGCCCGCGGGCGTCAACAAGGGCATTGCCATCGACGCCTTCATGACCGAAGCGCCCTTCGCGGGCCGCACGCCGGTCTTCGCGGGCGACGACACCACGGACGAGAGCGGCTTCGCGGTCGTGCAGCCGCGCGGCGGCATCGCGATCAAGGTCGGCTCGGGGCCCAGCCTCGCGCTGCACCGGCTCGAATCGCCGCGCGCGGTGTACGAATGGCTGGTGCAGGCGCGCGACATGCTGGTGGCGAAGCCCGAAGAAAACACGCCAGAGAAAACGAAAACCGAAGAACCGAGGAACCCCGGATGA
- a CDS encoding hybrid sensor histidine kinase/response regulator, with amino-acid sequence MPGDLGLRVLREHVASVYAAYNASILVHFGLGAALGIVMYLHRPRWWILAWMAAHLSFGLALFLMPRWHADVPLQDTIRWARRHSRTVTLVSMATATAPWLFISADDLPTTSVLTVVVIGSCARAMQLLWPLKPALYGYTLPMMASLIAALAWQGDAMHLFLAVFSLGYLLFTLRVGGQQHKLLTDSLVLRFENEALAAQLGVQIAAAERASAEKTRFLATASHDLRQPLHAIALFGAALENELREHHGSRNAQRLMRAVNALGNSLDTMLDVSRLDAGVITPDIAPVSLDAMFRSLNHMFAAQAEQRALQLRVRASGLWVHSDPQLLYRMLSNLVDNALKYTAHGGVSVRARARGGVVWIEVLDTGIGIAPEQQDRVFEEYYQVQNPGRDRAQGLGIGLSIVERLSRLLDHPVQVTSRVGRGTRFRLQLPMVAAAPQHEQQAAASMQQPQRTAAAPVISIAPAAHPLPSAEAIQAAHGRVLLIDDEAEIREAMARLLQGHGIAVETAANEAEAIDALGRPGTQAEPFVLLLCDYRLANGDNGLDVGQRLQRRFGLDAPLVLVTGETAPERLQRVRASGVPVLFKPVNAATLLRMLGDFLPGLATLPA; translated from the coding sequence GTGCCGGGCGATCTTGGCCTCCGCGTGCTGCGCGAGCACGTGGCCTCGGTGTACGCGGCCTACAACGCATCGATCCTGGTTCACTTCGGCCTCGGTGCGGCGCTGGGCATCGTCATGTACCTGCACCGCCCGCGATGGTGGATCCTCGCCTGGATGGCCGCCCACCTGAGCTTCGGCCTCGCCCTCTTCCTCATGCCGCGCTGGCACGCCGATGTGCCGCTGCAGGACACCATCCGCTGGGCGCGCCGGCATTCGCGCACCGTCACGCTGGTCAGCATGGCGACGGCGACCGCGCCGTGGCTCTTCATCTCGGCCGACGACCTGCCCACCACCTCGGTGCTGACCGTCGTCGTCATCGGCAGCTGCGCCCGCGCCATGCAGCTCCTGTGGCCGCTCAAGCCCGCGCTCTACGGCTACACCCTGCCGATGATGGCGAGCCTGATCGCCGCGCTGGCCTGGCAGGGCGACGCGATGCATCTCTTCCTCGCGGTCTTCAGCCTCGGCTACCTGCTGTTCACGCTGCGCGTGGGCGGCCAGCAGCACAAGCTCCTGACCGATTCGCTGGTGCTGCGCTTCGAGAACGAGGCGCTGGCCGCCCAACTGGGCGTGCAGATCGCCGCCGCCGAGCGCGCGAGCGCCGAGAAAACGCGCTTCCTCGCCACCGCCAGCCACGACCTGCGCCAGCCGCTGCACGCCATCGCCCTCTTCGGCGCCGCGCTGGAAAACGAACTGCGCGAGCACCACGGCAGCCGCAACGCGCAGCGGCTGATGCGCGCGGTGAATGCGCTGGGCAATTCGCTCGACACCATGCTGGACGTCTCGCGCCTGGACGCGGGCGTGATCACGCCGGACATCGCGCCGGTGTCGCTGGACGCGATGTTCCGCTCCCTCAACCACATGTTCGCGGCGCAGGCCGAGCAGCGCGCGCTGCAGTTGCGGGTGCGCGCGAGCGGCCTGTGGGTCCACAGCGACCCGCAACTGCTCTACCGCATGCTCTCGAACCTCGTGGACAACGCGCTGAAGTACACCGCGCACGGCGGCGTCTCGGTGCGCGCACGCGCGCGCGGCGGCGTCGTGTGGATCGAGGTGCTGGACACCGGCATCGGCATCGCGCCCGAGCAGCAGGACCGCGTGTTCGAGGAGTACTACCAGGTGCAGAACCCGGGCCGCGACCGCGCGCAGGGGCTGGGCATCGGCCTGTCGATCGTCGAGCGGCTGTCGCGGCTGCTCGACCATCCGGTGCAGGTGACTTCGCGCGTCGGGCGCGGCACGCGCTTTCGCCTGCAACTGCCGATGGTCGCGGCCGCGCCGCAGCACGAACAGCAAGCGGCTGCCTCGATGCAGCAGCCACAGCGAACGGCTGCCGCACCGGTAATCTCCATTGCGCCTGCCGCGCACCCATTGCCATCGGCCGAGGCAATACAGGCAGCGCACGGCCGCGTTCTCCTGATCGACGACGAGGCCGAGATCCGCGAGGCCATGGCGCGGTTGCTGCAGGGCCACGGCATCGCAGTGGAGACGGCGGCCAACGAGGCCGAGGCCATCGACGCGCTCGGCCGGCCCGGAACGCAAGCCGAGCCCTTCGTGCTGCTGCTGTGCGACTACCGCCTCGCCAACGGCGACAACGGCCTGGACGTGGGCCAGCGGCTGCAGCGGCGCTTCGGGCTCGACGCGCCGCTGGTGCTGGTCACCGGCGAGACCGCGCCCGAGCGGCTGCAGCGTGTGCGCGCTTCCGGCGTGCCGGTGCTGTTCAAGCCGGTCAACGCGGCCACGCTGCTGCGCATGCTGGGCGATTTCCTGCCGGGCCTGGCCACGCTGCCTGCCTGA